A portion of the Phyllopteryx taeniolatus isolate TA_2022b chromosome 15, UOR_Ptae_1.2, whole genome shotgun sequence genome contains these proteins:
- the rilpl1 gene encoding RILP-like protein 1 isoform X2: MEGHRYVPEDRGGSALEKNPADLTVMDVYDIAAAVGHEFERIIDQYGCEALSRLMPKVVRVLEILEVMVSRHSIGGPEADELRLELDELRLERTERLEKEKKHRKELELVEDVWRGEAQDLLCQIAQLQEENKSLLDNVSTRDPVSEDELQRNEGMSERERQVMKKLKEVVDKQRDEIRAKDRELTLRSEDIEALQQQQCRLMKINHDLRHKISVMAAQGKALIEQKVELEAGAQTRGQEVGALLQEVARLRERLKGKAQGAPPQPPSPAEREAKVVAGAEGWWESTTPPPPPSPPPSSLSPDGPDEDEDDEAALLWEAMCDEDMPAVYQYFTKEALCQEEETTTEIPDSKDPNRARFTLQELRDVLHERNELKAKVFLLQEELAYYKSDEMEDDTAAPSPEPEPRTRSRSAVQPESGIKRLIFTAFMPMVAAGLIRDDPTLQPARGFASLV; encoded by the exons aTGGAGGGCCACCGATACGTCCCGGAGGACCGCGGCGGGTCGGCCCTGGAGAAGAACCCGGCCGACCTGACGGTGATGGACGTGTACGACATCGCCGCGGCGGTAGGCCACGAGTTCGAGCGGATCATCGACCAGTACGGCTGCGAGGCTCTGTCCCGCCTTATGCCGAAGGTGGTGAGGGTGCTGGAGATCCTGGAGGTGATGGTGAGCCGCCACAGCATCGGCGGACCCGAGGCCGACGAGCTGCGCCTGGAGCTGGACGAGCTCCGGCTGGAGAGGACCGAGAGgctggagaaggagaagaagcacCGGAAG GAGCTGGAGCTGGTAGAGGACGTGTGGCGAGGCGAGGCTCAGGATCTGCTCTGCCAAATTGCTCAACTGCAGGAGGAGAACAAGAGCCTCCTGGACAATGTGTCCACGCGAGACCCCGTGAGTGAGGACGAGCTGCAGAGGAACGAGG GCATGAGCGAGCGTGAGCGTCAGGTGATGAAGAAGCTGAAGGAGGTGGTGGACAAGCAGCGGGACGAGATCCGAGCCAAAGACCGCGAGCTCACGCTCAGAAGCGAAGACATCGAGGCG ctccagcagcagcagtgtCGTCTCATGAAGATCAACCACGACCTGCGCCACAAGATCTCAGTGATGGCGGCTCAGGGCAAAGCGCTGATCGAGCAGAAGGTGGAGCTGGAGGCCGGCGCGCAGACCCGCGGTCAAGAAGTGGGAGCCCTGCTGCAGGAAGTGGCGCGCCTAAGGGAGCGGCTGAAGGGCAAAGCCCAGGGAGCTCCGCCTCAGCCCCCCTCGCCGGCAGAG CGCGAAGCTAAAGTTGTGGCAGGGGCGGAGGGTTGGTGGGAGTCCACGACCCCCCCGCCGCCCCCGTCACCGCCGCCCAGCTCGCTCAGCCCCGACGGGCctgacgaggacgaggacgacgagGCGGCGTTGCTTTGG GAGGCCATGTGCGATGAAGACATGCCTGCTGTGTACCAATATTTCACCAAG GAGGCTTTGTGCCAGGAGGAAGAGACCACTACGGAGATCCCGGACTCCAAGGACCCCAACCGGGCCCGGTTCACCCTGCAGGAGTTGCGGGACGTTCTGCACGAGCGCAACGAGCTCAAAGCCAAAGTCTTCCTGCTGCAGGAGGAGCTGGCCTACTACAAAAG CGACGAAATGGAGGACGACACGGCCGCTCCCAGTCCCGAGCCCGAACCCAGGACGAGATCGCGTTCTGCTGTGCAGCCAGAGTCCGGAATCAAACGCCT GATCTTCACGGCCTTCATGCCCATGGTGGCGGCGGGTTTGATCCGCGATGACCCCACTTTACAGCCTGCCAGAGGCTTCGCGTCACTC gtttaa
- the rilpl1 gene encoding RILP-like protein 1 isoform X3, protein MEGHRYVPEDRGGSALEKNPADLTVMDVYDIAAAVGHEFERIIDQYGCEALSRLMPKVVRVLEILEVMVSRHSIGGPEADELRLELDELRLERTERLEKEKKHRKELELVEDVWRGEAQDLLCQIAQLQEENKSLLDNVSTRDPVSEDELQRNEGMSERERQVMKKLKEVVDKQRDEIRAKDRELTLRSEDIEALQQQQCRLMKINHDLRHKISVMAAQGKALIEQKVELEAGAQTRGQEVGALLQEVARLRERLKGKAQGAPPQPPSPAEREAKVVAGAEGWWESTTPPPPPSPPPSSLSPDGPDEDEDDEAALLWEAMCDEDMPAVYQYFTKEALCQEEETTTEIPDSKDPNRARFTLQELRDVLHERNELKAKVFLLQEELAYYKSDEMEDDTAAPSPEPEPRTRSRSAVQPESGIKRLIFTAFMPMVAAGLIRDDPTLQPARGFASLV, encoded by the exons aTGGAGGGCCACCGATACGTCCCGGAGGACCGCGGCGGGTCGGCCCTGGAGAAGAACCCGGCCGACCTGACGGTGATGGACGTGTACGACATCGCCGCGGCGGTAGGCCACGAGTTCGAGCGGATCATCGACCAGTACGGCTGCGAGGCTCTGTCCCGCCTTATGCCGAAGGTGGTGAGGGTGCTGGAGATCCTGGAGGTGATGGTGAGCCGCCACAGCATCGGCGGACCCGAGGCCGACGAGCTGCGCCTGGAGCTGGACGAGCTCCGGCTGGAGAGGACCGAGAGgctggagaaggagaagaagcacCGGAAG GAGCTGGAGCTGGTAGAGGACGTGTGGCGAGGCGAGGCTCAGGATCTGCTCTGCCAAATTGCTCAACTGCAGGAGGAGAACAAGAGCCTCCTGGACAATGTGTCCACGCGAGACCCCGTGAGTGAGGACGAGCTGCAGAGGAACGAGG GCATGAGCGAGCGTGAGCGTCAGGTGATGAAGAAGCTGAAGGAGGTGGTGGACAAGCAGCGGGACGAGATCCGAGCCAAAGACCGCGAGCTCACGCTCAGAAGCGAAGACATCGAGGCG ctccagcagcagcagtgtCGTCTCATGAAGATCAACCACGACCTGCGCCACAAGATCTCAGTGATGGCGGCTCAGGGCAAAGCGCTGATCGAGCAGAAGGTGGAGCTGGAGGCCGGCGCGCAGACCCGCGGTCAAGAAGTGGGAGCCCTGCTGCAGGAAGTGGCGCGCCTAAGGGAGCGGCTGAAGGGCAAAGCCCAGGGAGCTCCGCCTCAGCCCCCCTCGCCGGCAGAG CGCGAAGCTAAAGTTGTGGCAGGGGCGGAGGGTTGGTGGGAGTCCACGACCCCCCCGCCGCCCCCGTCACCGCCGCCCAGCTCGCTCAGCCCCGACGGGCctgacgaggacgaggacgacgagGCGGCGTTGCTTTGG GAGGCCATGTGCGATGAAGACATGCCTGCTGTGTACCAATATTTCACCAAG GAGGCTTTGTGCCAGGAGGAAGAGACCACTACGGAGATCCCGGACTCCAAGGACCCCAACCGGGCCCGGTTCACCCTGCAGGAGTTGCGGGACGTTCTGCACGAGCGCAACGAGCTCAAAGCCAAAGTCTTCCTGCTGCAGGAGGAGCTGGCCTACTACAAAAG CGACGAAATGGAGGACGACACGGCCGCTCCCAGTCCCGAGCCCGAACCCAGGACGAGATCGCGTTCTGCTGTGCAGCCAGAGTCCGGAATCAAACGCCT GATCTTCACGGCCTTCATGCCCATGGTGGCGGCGGGTTTGATCCGCGATGACCCCACTTTACAGCCTGCCAGAGGCTTCGCGTCACTCGTATGA
- the rilpl1 gene encoding RILP-like protein 1 isoform X1: protein MEGHRYVPEDRGGSALEKNPADLTVMDVYDIAAAVGHEFERIIDQYGCEALSRLMPKVVRVLEILEVMVSRHSIGGPEADELRLELDELRLERTERLEKEKKHRKELELVEDVWRGEAQDLLCQIAQLQEENKSLLDNVSTRDPVSEDELQRNEGMSERERQVMKKLKEVVDKQRDEIRAKDRELTLRSEDIEALQQQQCRLMKINHDLRHKISVMAAQGKALIEQKVELEAGAQTRGQEVGALLQEVARLRERLKGKAQGAPPQPPSPAEREAKVVAGAEGWWESTTPPPPPSPPPSSLSPDGPDEDEDDEAALLWEAMCDEDMPAVYQYFTKEALCQEEETTTEIPDSKDPNRARFTLQELRDVLHERNELKAKVFLLQEELAYYKSDEMEDDTAAPSPEPEPRTRSRSAVQPESGIKRLFNLFSRDKQRSWQRGNTHDDAFTEQAQEALPHF from the exons aTGGAGGGCCACCGATACGTCCCGGAGGACCGCGGCGGGTCGGCCCTGGAGAAGAACCCGGCCGACCTGACGGTGATGGACGTGTACGACATCGCCGCGGCGGTAGGCCACGAGTTCGAGCGGATCATCGACCAGTACGGCTGCGAGGCTCTGTCCCGCCTTATGCCGAAGGTGGTGAGGGTGCTGGAGATCCTGGAGGTGATGGTGAGCCGCCACAGCATCGGCGGACCCGAGGCCGACGAGCTGCGCCTGGAGCTGGACGAGCTCCGGCTGGAGAGGACCGAGAGgctggagaaggagaagaagcacCGGAAG GAGCTGGAGCTGGTAGAGGACGTGTGGCGAGGCGAGGCTCAGGATCTGCTCTGCCAAATTGCTCAACTGCAGGAGGAGAACAAGAGCCTCCTGGACAATGTGTCCACGCGAGACCCCGTGAGTGAGGACGAGCTGCAGAGGAACGAGG GCATGAGCGAGCGTGAGCGTCAGGTGATGAAGAAGCTGAAGGAGGTGGTGGACAAGCAGCGGGACGAGATCCGAGCCAAAGACCGCGAGCTCACGCTCAGAAGCGAAGACATCGAGGCG ctccagcagcagcagtgtCGTCTCATGAAGATCAACCACGACCTGCGCCACAAGATCTCAGTGATGGCGGCTCAGGGCAAAGCGCTGATCGAGCAGAAGGTGGAGCTGGAGGCCGGCGCGCAGACCCGCGGTCAAGAAGTGGGAGCCCTGCTGCAGGAAGTGGCGCGCCTAAGGGAGCGGCTGAAGGGCAAAGCCCAGGGAGCTCCGCCTCAGCCCCCCTCGCCGGCAGAG CGCGAAGCTAAAGTTGTGGCAGGGGCGGAGGGTTGGTGGGAGTCCACGACCCCCCCGCCGCCCCCGTCACCGCCGCCCAGCTCGCTCAGCCCCGACGGGCctgacgaggacgaggacgacgagGCGGCGTTGCTTTGG GAGGCCATGTGCGATGAAGACATGCCTGCTGTGTACCAATATTTCACCAAG GAGGCTTTGTGCCAGGAGGAAGAGACCACTACGGAGATCCCGGACTCCAAGGACCCCAACCGGGCCCGGTTCACCCTGCAGGAGTTGCGGGACGTTCTGCACGAGCGCAACGAGCTCAAAGCCAAAGTCTTCCTGCTGCAGGAGGAGCTGGCCTACTACAAAAG CGACGAAATGGAGGACGACACGGCCGCTCCCAGTCCCGAGCCCGAACCCAGGACGAGATCGCGTTCTGCTGTGCAGCCAGAGTCCGGAATCAAACGCCT gtttaatttgttttcccGTGACAAGCAGCGGAGTTGGCAGAGGGGCAACACACACGACGACGCGTTCACCGAACAAGCCCAGGAGGCCTTACCGCACTTTTAG
- the rilpl1 gene encoding RILP-like protein 1 isoform X6, with the protein MEGHRYVPEDRGGSALEKNPADLTVMDVYDIAAAVGHEFERIIDQYGCEALSRLMPKVVRVLEILEVMVSRHSIGGPEADELRLELDELRLERTERLEKEKKHRKELELVEDVWRGEAQDLLCQIAQLQEENKSLLDNVSTRDPVSEDELQRNEGMSERERQVMKKLKEVVDKQRDEIRAKDRELTLRSEDIEALQQQQCRLMKINHDLRHKISVMAAQGKALIEQKVELEAGAQTRGQEVGALLQEVARLRERLKGKAQGAPPQPPSPAEEALCQEEETTTEIPDSKDPNRARFTLQELRDVLHERNELKAKVFLLQEELAYYKSDEMEDDTAAPSPEPEPRTRSRSAVQPESGIKRLFNLFSRDKQRSWQRGNTHDDAFTEQAQEALPHF; encoded by the exons aTGGAGGGCCACCGATACGTCCCGGAGGACCGCGGCGGGTCGGCCCTGGAGAAGAACCCGGCCGACCTGACGGTGATGGACGTGTACGACATCGCCGCGGCGGTAGGCCACGAGTTCGAGCGGATCATCGACCAGTACGGCTGCGAGGCTCTGTCCCGCCTTATGCCGAAGGTGGTGAGGGTGCTGGAGATCCTGGAGGTGATGGTGAGCCGCCACAGCATCGGCGGACCCGAGGCCGACGAGCTGCGCCTGGAGCTGGACGAGCTCCGGCTGGAGAGGACCGAGAGgctggagaaggagaagaagcacCGGAAG GAGCTGGAGCTGGTAGAGGACGTGTGGCGAGGCGAGGCTCAGGATCTGCTCTGCCAAATTGCTCAACTGCAGGAGGAGAACAAGAGCCTCCTGGACAATGTGTCCACGCGAGACCCCGTGAGTGAGGACGAGCTGCAGAGGAACGAGG GCATGAGCGAGCGTGAGCGTCAGGTGATGAAGAAGCTGAAGGAGGTGGTGGACAAGCAGCGGGACGAGATCCGAGCCAAAGACCGCGAGCTCACGCTCAGAAGCGAAGACATCGAGGCG ctccagcagcagcagtgtCGTCTCATGAAGATCAACCACGACCTGCGCCACAAGATCTCAGTGATGGCGGCTCAGGGCAAAGCGCTGATCGAGCAGAAGGTGGAGCTGGAGGCCGGCGCGCAGACCCGCGGTCAAGAAGTGGGAGCCCTGCTGCAGGAAGTGGCGCGCCTAAGGGAGCGGCTGAAGGGCAAAGCCCAGGGAGCTCCGCCTCAGCCCCCCTCGCCGGCAGAG GAGGCTTTGTGCCAGGAGGAAGAGACCACTACGGAGATCCCGGACTCCAAGGACCCCAACCGGGCCCGGTTCACCCTGCAGGAGTTGCGGGACGTTCTGCACGAGCGCAACGAGCTCAAAGCCAAAGTCTTCCTGCTGCAGGAGGAGCTGGCCTACTACAAAAG CGACGAAATGGAGGACGACACGGCCGCTCCCAGTCCCGAGCCCGAACCCAGGACGAGATCGCGTTCTGCTGTGCAGCCAGAGTCCGGAATCAAACGCCT gtttaatttgttttcccGTGACAAGCAGCGGAGTTGGCAGAGGGGCAACACACACGACGACGCGTTCACCGAACAAGCCCAGGAGGCCTTACCGCACTTTTAG
- the rilpl1 gene encoding RILP-like protein 1 isoform X4: MEGHRYVPEDRGGSALEKNPADLTVMDVYDIAAAVGHEFERIIDQYGCEALSRLMPKVVRVLEILEVMVSRHSIGGPEADELRLELDELRLERTERLEKEKKHRKELELVEDVWRGEAQDLLCQIAQLQEENKSLLDNVSTRDPVSEDELQRNEGMSERERQVMKKLKEVVDKQRDEIRAKDRELTLRSEDIEALQQQQCRLMKINHDLRHKISVMAAQGKALIEQKVELEAGAQTRGQEVGALLQEVARLRERLKGKAQGAPPQPPSPAEREAKVVAGAEGWWESTTPPPPPSPPPSSLSPDGPDEDEDDEAALLWEAMCDEDMPAVYQYFTKEALCQEEETTTEIPDSKDPNRARFTLQELRDVLHERNELKAKVFLLQEELAYYKRFNLFSRDKQRSWQRGNTHDDAFTEQAQEALPHF; encoded by the exons aTGGAGGGCCACCGATACGTCCCGGAGGACCGCGGCGGGTCGGCCCTGGAGAAGAACCCGGCCGACCTGACGGTGATGGACGTGTACGACATCGCCGCGGCGGTAGGCCACGAGTTCGAGCGGATCATCGACCAGTACGGCTGCGAGGCTCTGTCCCGCCTTATGCCGAAGGTGGTGAGGGTGCTGGAGATCCTGGAGGTGATGGTGAGCCGCCACAGCATCGGCGGACCCGAGGCCGACGAGCTGCGCCTGGAGCTGGACGAGCTCCGGCTGGAGAGGACCGAGAGgctggagaaggagaagaagcacCGGAAG GAGCTGGAGCTGGTAGAGGACGTGTGGCGAGGCGAGGCTCAGGATCTGCTCTGCCAAATTGCTCAACTGCAGGAGGAGAACAAGAGCCTCCTGGACAATGTGTCCACGCGAGACCCCGTGAGTGAGGACGAGCTGCAGAGGAACGAGG GCATGAGCGAGCGTGAGCGTCAGGTGATGAAGAAGCTGAAGGAGGTGGTGGACAAGCAGCGGGACGAGATCCGAGCCAAAGACCGCGAGCTCACGCTCAGAAGCGAAGACATCGAGGCG ctccagcagcagcagtgtCGTCTCATGAAGATCAACCACGACCTGCGCCACAAGATCTCAGTGATGGCGGCTCAGGGCAAAGCGCTGATCGAGCAGAAGGTGGAGCTGGAGGCCGGCGCGCAGACCCGCGGTCAAGAAGTGGGAGCCCTGCTGCAGGAAGTGGCGCGCCTAAGGGAGCGGCTGAAGGGCAAAGCCCAGGGAGCTCCGCCTCAGCCCCCCTCGCCGGCAGAG CGCGAAGCTAAAGTTGTGGCAGGGGCGGAGGGTTGGTGGGAGTCCACGACCCCCCCGCCGCCCCCGTCACCGCCGCCCAGCTCGCTCAGCCCCGACGGGCctgacgaggacgaggacgacgagGCGGCGTTGCTTTGG GAGGCCATGTGCGATGAAGACATGCCTGCTGTGTACCAATATTTCACCAAG GAGGCTTTGTGCCAGGAGGAAGAGACCACTACGGAGATCCCGGACTCCAAGGACCCCAACCGGGCCCGGTTCACCCTGCAGGAGTTGCGGGACGTTCTGCACGAGCGCAACGAGCTCAAAGCCAAAGTCTTCCTGCTGCAGGAGGAGCTGGCCTACTACAAAAG gtttaatttgttttcccGTGACAAGCAGCGGAGTTGGCAGAGGGGCAACACACACGACGACGCGTTCACCGAACAAGCCCAGGAGGCCTTACCGCACTTTTAG
- the rilpl1 gene encoding RILP-like protein 1 isoform X5, with product MEGHRYVPEDRGGSALEKNPADLTVMDVYDIAAAVGHEFERIIDQYGCEALSRLMPKVVRVLEILEVMVSRHSIGGPEADELRLELDELRLERTERLEKEKKHRKELELVEDVWRGEAQDLLCQIAQLQEENKSLLDNVSTRDPVSEDELQRNEGMSERERQVMKKLKEVVDKQRDEIRAKDRELTLRSEDIEALQQQQCRLMKINHDLRHKISVMAAQGKALIEQKVELEAGAQTRGQEVGALLQEVARLRERLKGKAQGAPPQPPSPAEEAMCDEDMPAVYQYFTKEALCQEEETTTEIPDSKDPNRARFTLQELRDVLHERNELKAKVFLLQEELAYYKSDEMEDDTAAPSPEPEPRTRSRSAVQPESGIKRLFNLFSRDKQRSWQRGNTHDDAFTEQAQEALPHF from the exons aTGGAGGGCCACCGATACGTCCCGGAGGACCGCGGCGGGTCGGCCCTGGAGAAGAACCCGGCCGACCTGACGGTGATGGACGTGTACGACATCGCCGCGGCGGTAGGCCACGAGTTCGAGCGGATCATCGACCAGTACGGCTGCGAGGCTCTGTCCCGCCTTATGCCGAAGGTGGTGAGGGTGCTGGAGATCCTGGAGGTGATGGTGAGCCGCCACAGCATCGGCGGACCCGAGGCCGACGAGCTGCGCCTGGAGCTGGACGAGCTCCGGCTGGAGAGGACCGAGAGgctggagaaggagaagaagcacCGGAAG GAGCTGGAGCTGGTAGAGGACGTGTGGCGAGGCGAGGCTCAGGATCTGCTCTGCCAAATTGCTCAACTGCAGGAGGAGAACAAGAGCCTCCTGGACAATGTGTCCACGCGAGACCCCGTGAGTGAGGACGAGCTGCAGAGGAACGAGG GCATGAGCGAGCGTGAGCGTCAGGTGATGAAGAAGCTGAAGGAGGTGGTGGACAAGCAGCGGGACGAGATCCGAGCCAAAGACCGCGAGCTCACGCTCAGAAGCGAAGACATCGAGGCG ctccagcagcagcagtgtCGTCTCATGAAGATCAACCACGACCTGCGCCACAAGATCTCAGTGATGGCGGCTCAGGGCAAAGCGCTGATCGAGCAGAAGGTGGAGCTGGAGGCCGGCGCGCAGACCCGCGGTCAAGAAGTGGGAGCCCTGCTGCAGGAAGTGGCGCGCCTAAGGGAGCGGCTGAAGGGCAAAGCCCAGGGAGCTCCGCCTCAGCCCCCCTCGCCGGCAGAG GAGGCCATGTGCGATGAAGACATGCCTGCTGTGTACCAATATTTCACCAAG GAGGCTTTGTGCCAGGAGGAAGAGACCACTACGGAGATCCCGGACTCCAAGGACCCCAACCGGGCCCGGTTCACCCTGCAGGAGTTGCGGGACGTTCTGCACGAGCGCAACGAGCTCAAAGCCAAAGTCTTCCTGCTGCAGGAGGAGCTGGCCTACTACAAAAG CGACGAAATGGAGGACGACACGGCCGCTCCCAGTCCCGAGCCCGAACCCAGGACGAGATCGCGTTCTGCTGTGCAGCCAGAGTCCGGAATCAAACGCCT gtttaatttgttttcccGTGACAAGCAGCGGAGTTGGCAGAGGGGCAACACACACGACGACGCGTTCACCGAACAAGCCCAGGAGGCCTTACCGCACTTTTAG
- the kmt5aa gene encoding N-lysine methyltransferase KMT5A-A, with the protein MNGEEILCSQHCAPASSCPQSTSPVREEKMTNMAQERRSTSQCCQRSDVQWLGEGRIANGIGPTAKDCHSSDTARQLSSCWSDECTSPLQLQCRLEPAAERPMQLSADRHPAPLHSSNRSSAVPRRKQQKRAMPKIPRGKNSQNKKVTDFFPIRRSSRKSKTELKCEQKHLIDHLITNGIEEGMQVRHMEGKGRAVFATRHFRKGEYVVEYHGDLLEMADAKKREAEYAQNPETGCYMYYFQYLCKAYCVDATKETNRLGRLINHSKSGNLQTKLHDVDGTPHLILVASRDIDEGEELLYDYGDRSKASIAAYPWLKH; encoded by the exons ATGAACGGG GAGGAAATCCTATGCAGTCAACACTGTGCCCCCGCTTCAAGTTGTCCTCAGTCGACGTCTCCGGTCCGCGAGGAAAAGATGACCAACATGGCGCAGGAGAGAAGAAGTACTTCCCAGTGTTGCCAGAGGAGCGATGTCCAGTGGCTGGGAGAAG GCCGAATCGCAAATGGTATCGGCCCGACCGCGAAAGATTGCCACTCTTCGGACACGGCAAGGCAGCTTTCCTCTTGCTGGTCAGACGAATGTACATCACCTCTACAGCTTCAATGTCGCCTTGAGCCTGCTGCAGAGCGCCCCATGCAGCTCTCTGCCGACAGGCATCCCGCTCCTTTGCACAGTAGCAACCGAAGCTCTGCTGTGCCCCGCCGCAAGCAGCAAAAGCGAGCCATGCCCAAAAT CCCCCGAGGGAAAAACTCCCAGAACAAAAAAGTTACCGACTTCTTTCCAATAAGACGCAGCTCACGAAAAAGTAAAACGGAGCTCAAG TGTGAACAGAAGCACCTCATTGACCACCTCATCACAAACGGGATAGAGGAAGGAATGCAA GTGCGGCACATGGAGGGAAAGGGCCGAGCGGTGTTTGCCACGCGACACTTCCGGAAAGGCGAGTACGTGGTGGAGTACCACGGAGATCTCCTGGAGATGGCAGACGCCAAAAAGCGGGAGGCGGAGTACGCCCAGAACCCGGAGACGGGCTGCTACATGTACTACTTTCAGTACCTCTGTAAAGCTTACTG CGTGGACGCTACCAAAGAGACCAATCGTCTGGGGCGTCTGATCAATCACAGCAAGAGCGGCAACCTGCAGACCAAATTGCACGACGTGGACGGCACGCCGCACCTCATCCTGGTGGCGTCGCGGGACATCGACGAGGGCGAGGAGCTGCTGTACGACTACGGCGACCGAAGCAAGGCGTCCATCGCTGCGTACCCGTGGCTCAAACACTAA